A single region of the Raphanus sativus cultivar WK10039 chromosome 1, ASM80110v3, whole genome shotgun sequence genome encodes:
- the LOC108861907 gene encoding uncharacterized protein LOC108861907 has product MCKPTCPNPLSIHNIYASYINIFTSFILGERVNSLTLGFWGLWVFFREVSHYVFNGFVGGRCVSDMKKTNNNNKLALNVLLSPSSNNTHNQSVFHTLQKSQNGEKEEGDSSAITMSSCLIFTFIFTLCLLSSCFSYAAFLHNTTDENVTLRPQHEIQKLKLIREHLQKINKPAVKTIQSQDGDSIDCVPSHHQPAFDHPLLQGQRPMDPPEMPKGYSRENESHEDFQLWSLTGDSCPEGTIPIRRTTEQDMLRASSVRRFGRKIRRVKRDSSSNGHEHAVGYVSGSQYYGAKASINVWTPRVNSQYEFSLSQIWVIAGSFADDLNTIEAGWQVSPELYGDTNPRFFTYWTSDAYQTTGCYNLLCSGFIQTNNRIAIGAAISPVSSYKGGQFDISLLIWKDPKHGHWWLQFGSGTLVGYWPVSLFTHLMEHGNMVQFGGEIVNTRPGGSHTSTQMGSGHFAGEGFGKASYFRNMEMVDWDNTLIPTSNLRVLADHPNCYDIKGGVNRVWGNYFYYGGPGKNSKCL; this is encoded by the exons ATGTGTAAACCCACATGCCCAAACCCTTTATCAATACACAATATTTACGCTtcttatattaatatttttacgtCATTTATACTTGGGGAGAGAGTTAATTCATTAACTCTTGGATTTTGGGGGCTCTGGGTTTTCTTTAGAGAAGTAAGTCATTATGTCTTTAATGGGTTTGTTGGTGGAAGATGTGTCAGTGACATGAAGAAGACGAACAACAACAATAAGCTTGCATTAAATGTTTTGCTTTCACCTTCATCAAACAACACACACAATCAAAGTGTTTTTCATACTCTTCAGAAAAGTCAAAACGGTGAAAAAGAGGAGGGAGATTCTTCAGCCATTACAATGTCTTCTTGCTTGATTTTCACCTTCATTTTCACACTCTGCCTCCTGTCGTCTTGCTTTTCCTACGCTGCTTTTCTACATAATACCACAGACGAAAATGTGACTCTCCGGCCTCAACATGAGATCCAGAAGCTGAAACTTATCAGAGAACACCTCCAAAAGATCAATAAACCCGCCGTGAAGACCATTCAG AGCCAAGATGGAGATTCAATAGATTGTGTTCCATCTCATCACCAGCCTGCTTTTGATCATCCCTTGTTGCAAGGACAAAGACCAATG GATCCACCAGAGATGCCCAAAGGGTATAGCCGAGAAAACGAATCCCATGAAGATTTTCAGCTTTGGAGTTTAACCGGTGATTCTTGTCCGGAAGGTACGATTCCAATCAGAAGAACGACGGAGCAGGACATGTTAAGAGCAAGTTCTGTGCGTAGATTTGGTCGCAAAATCAGGCGTGTAAAAAGGGACTCCAGCAGTAACGGCCACGAG CATGCGGTTGGATACGTATCCGGAAGTCAATATTACGGAGCAAAAGCAAGTATAAACGTGTGGACGCCACGTGTCAATAGCCAATATGAGTTTAGCTTGTCTCAGATTTGGGTCATCGCCGGTTCTTTCGCCGACGATCTTAATACCATCGAAGCTGGTTGGCAG GTTAGCCCGGAGCTGTACGGAGACACTAACCCAAGGTTCTTCACATATTGGACG TCGGATGCGTACCAGACAACAGGATGCTATAACCTATTGTGTTCCGGTTTTATTCAGACAAACAATCGAATTGCGATCGGAGCTGCCATTTCTCCGGTTTCATCGTATAAAGGTGGACAATTCGATATAAGTTTATTGATATGGAAG GACCCAAAACACGGACACTGGTGGCTCCAATTCGGGTCGGGCACACTAGTCGGGTACTGGCCCGTATCATTGTTCACACACCTGATGGAGCATGGGAACATGGTCCAGTTCGGTGGCGAGATAGTGAACACAAGACCTGGTGGTTCACATACGTCGACTCAAATGGGAAGTGGACATTTTGCAGGTGAAGGTTTTGGAAAAGCGTCTTACTTTAGGAATATGGAGATGGTAGATTGGGACAATACTCTTATTCCGACATCTAATCTTAGAGTTCTTGCGGATCATCCGAATTGTTATGACATAAAAGGAGGAGTAAACCGGGTTTGgggtaattatttttattacgGAGGACCCGGTAAAAACTCGAAGTGTCTTTAG